The genome window GCATCTGTGCGTGCGGTTCAACGCGGACGGGCTGGACTATCAGGGCTTTAACACCGCCATGCACGAACTGGGGCATACGGTGGAGCAGACGGTTTCGCTCTACGATATGGATCATCATTTCCTGCGCGGAGTGCCCAACAGCGCGTTCTCGGAGGATTTCGCGTTCATTTTCCAGGACCGGGATATGTATGAACTGGGCCTGCAGAATACCGGCGGTAAAACCGAGGCGCTTAAAACGCTCGACAGCTACTGGTCGGCCCGCGAGATAGCGGGTGTTGCGCTTGTGGACATGCAGGCCTGGCGCTGGCTTGACGGGCATCCTGATGCGACGGCCGGGCAGTTCAGGCAGGCGGTGGTGACGATCGCAAAGGAGGTCTGGAACAAATATTATGCGCCGGTGTTCGGCGTAAAGGACAGTCCGATCCTGGCGGTTTATTCGCATATGATAAATTACGCGCTTTATATTCCGGACTATCCGCTGGGACACATCGTGGCGTATCAGCTGGAGGATTATTTCAAGACTCATCCTCTGGCGCCCGAAATGCTTCGGATGTGCAGGATCGGCAGCGTTATTCCGCAGGAATGGATGAAACAGGCGGTCGGGGCCGGCGTTTCCGCCAGGCCGCTTGTAAACGGCGCGCTCAAAGCCCTGAAGGAAATCTAGGCCGGCGGCAAATCCGATAACGGAAACGGCCCGCCATGAAACGGCGGGCCGTTTCGTCAGGGGAGCGCGGTTACGCGATTATGTATAATATGAGCGTGGAATTCACCCCGACAGGCCGGACGCCTGTCAGGGATAAAAACAGTGTCAACGGCGGGTACTTACCATGAGCGGCAATTTTGCGGCAGGCATGAAAAACACTCTTACCAAGGCGACCGGCGGTATTCTGCGCCCGCGCTGGCTGTGGTTCGGGGTTACGGACAATTGCAATTCGCGCTGCAGCATGTGCAATATATGGCAGCAGCCTGTGACTAAAGAACCGCTTACGCCCCGGGAAATTGAAACGACTTTGAAAGATCCCGTTTTTCAGGGTATCGAATACATTATCAATTCGGGCGGGGAAACCACGCTCCGGGCCGATCTCAAGGAAGTGATGCTGGCGGAATTTTCGGCCCTGCCCGGAGCGACTATCCAGCTCAGCACGAACGGGCTGCTGCCGGAACGGATGCTGGACGCGGTGAAATTCGGCATTGAGCGCGGCATGAAACTTTCGGTCGGCACGTCGCTCGACGGCATCGGGCCGGCACACGACGCCGTGCGGGGCGTGCCGGGCAACTTCCAGAAAGTTGATTATCTGCTGACCGAGCTTAAAAAGCTGCGCGCCGGCTACCCGGGCCTTGATATAGGGTTCGGTTTTACGCTGATGGACACCACGCTCGCCAATCTTGAGGCGACGCGCGACTACGCCAGGAAAATGGATGTTGGGTTTCTGATGCAGTGGTTCAACCAGTCTCCGTTTTACAGCAACGCCGGCGACGTGAAACTGGACCGCGAGAAGATGCTGGAAGCGGTAAAATCCTATCCCGATCCCATCCTGCGGGATATGTGGCTTGACTGGCTGCACGGCAAATCCATCCGCTTCAACTGTTTTGCCCTGCACTCTTTCTGCGTGCTTAAATGCAACGGCGATATTTCGCCGTGCCTGTCGAAATGGGATGTGTGCGCCGGCAACGTTCGCGAAAACACGCCTTCCGAAATCTGGCAAAGCGAAGCCGCGCGGCAGGCCCGGCGCGGTGTACGCGCCTGCGAAGGCTGTCTTAACTCCTGGGGTACGGACTGGAGTTTCCGCACCAGCGGTTACCCATATCTCACCCATCTGCTGACGCACCCCGCGTCAACGGCGCGGCGGATCGTCGCCAAGCTGGGCAGAATCTGCGGTTGCGCAAAGTAGAGCGGCCGATGGCTCGTATATATTTTTACTGCGGAAATGACGAACGCCCCAGCGGCGGCGTGCGCAAGCTCTACCGGCAGGCCGATATCCTCAATAAATACGGGTTTGACTCCGTGATTCTGCACCCGCACCCCGGCATGCGGTGCATGTGGTTTGAAAATTTCACCCCGGTTGAATACAAAAACCTGTTTGACGAGCGCAAGCCGTTTGCTGAGGCGGTGTTTGACGCGGGCCGGTTCCTGTGCCGCCCCGCTTACCGCGCGGCGCAGACCAGGCTCCTGAAACAGAGGCTGGGCTGGCGCATGCGCAACGCGGGCTACAGTGAACCGCAGTTTGCGGGTTCGGACGTGCTGGTGCTGCCGGAAATCTGCGGGCCGGAAATCTGCCGGGCCGCGCCGGGCGTGCGGAAAGTGATTTTCAACCAGAACGTGTATTATTCGTTCTGGGGTTATCCGCTGGACAGCGCCGTGAGTGACACGCCTTACCTGTCCAGGGAAATAGAAGCGGCGCTGATGGTGTCGCGCCAGAATGAAAAATATCTGCATTCCATTTTTCCGAACCTGAAAACGGGTGTCGTGCGCCATAGCGTGGATTCCGGTCTTTTCTATCCCGGAGCCGCCAAGAAAAAACAGATCGCGTTCATGCCGCGCAAACTGCGCGAACAGGCGCAGCATCTGGTAAACGCGCTTAAATACCGGGGCAGACTGGACGGGTTTGAGTTCGTGCCGATAGAGAACCGGCCCGAGGCCGAAGTGGCGCGGATTATCCGCGAATCGCTGATCTTCCTGTCGTTCGGCACGCTGGAGGGGTTTGGCCTGCCGCCGCTGGAAGCTATGGCGTGCGGGTGCATAGTGATCGGCTATCACGGCAACGCGGGCGCGGAATTTTTTGACAAAGAATTTTCGTATCCGGTAAACGCCGAGGATATGGACGGTTATATAGAGGCTGTGGAGTCCGTCATAAAGCAATATTCGTCCGACCCCGGCGCCTTGAGTCTCAAGGCGCGCAAAGCGCAGGTTTTCGTGGCGGAGAACTATTCCGCCGCGCAGGAAGAAAAAAGCATCGTTGGGTTTTGGGCCGGCCTGCTGGGCCGCCCGGTTCCGCCGGCGTTACAGGCCTGAAGGTTCCCGTCGTGCAAATAGTTTCACAAACCGGGCCGGAATACGGGCGAAGGCGTGTTCTATTCTGAGGCAGTCCGCTTTGTCGAAAGGCTTGAACCGCGCGAGCAGCGCGATATAGGCCGCGCAAAACACCAGGCCTGACAGGGCCAGCACAAGAAATGCGCCCATGCGGCCCGTTCCGCAGAATGCGGACGCCGCCAGCGCGCTCGCCCACGCCAGCGCGCCCGCTCCGGCGCAAAGCGCCAGACCCTGCGGAATCAGCGCTTTGATGTAAAAGCCTGCCGGCAGGCCCAGTTCTCGGTTCAGCCCGTAAAAGCCGTACATGACCGACATGGCCAGCGCCACCGTGGTGCCGAGCGCGACGCCGGTGAACCCCATCTGCCTGATGAAGAAAATGCTCAGCGGTATATTAAACACGGCCGCTATCAGCCCGGCGTTCATTTCGATGCCGGGTTTGGCTATCGCCTGCAGTACCACCGAGCGCACTCCCGCTATGACCGCCAGTCCCCAGCCGACGGCCAGAATGCGTATGACCGCCGCCGATTTTTCGTAGCCCGGCCCCATCCACAAAAGCATCAGCTGGTCAGCGTCGGCGATGAGGAACGTGAAAAGCGGCATGGCGAGCAGAGTCATGTAACGGGTGCCGCGGATATAGCTGTCGCACACTTTCGCCCGGTCGCCCCGCGCGTCCAGTTCCGAAAAAGCCGGTATCAGGGCCTGCATGAGCAGGATCGGCAGCGATTTGGCCTGCTCAATCACCGTGCTGGCGAGCTGAAAGAAAGTCACCAGCCCGACCGAAAGATAATGGGTGAGCAGCAGTTTGTCCAGCGTTACCGATATTGTGGACGAGACCCGCGCGACCTGCAGTTTCGAGCCGTAGCCGAGCAGCGTCATAAACACGTCTTTCCTGAAGTGTCTGACGGAGAGTTCCAGCTGCGGCAGCAGCCGGAAAGCCGCCGCGGCGTTGATTATTCCGGCCAGCAGCATGGCGAACGCGTTGACCAGAATAAGGCCCCGCAGGCCGTACCCGTTTTCAAGCGCCCATATCGTGCCGGCCACACGGGGCAGCGATATAGCCACGGACACCTTGTTGTAAATATCCATGCGCTGCAGCCCGCTTTGCACCGCCACGAAACTGCTTGCCGCGTTGACGACACAGAACGTAAGAAGCCCTGTCCAGAA of Elusimicrobiaceae bacterium contains these proteins:
- a CDS encoding radical SAM protein, translated to MSGNFAAGMKNTLTKATGGILRPRWLWFGVTDNCNSRCSMCNIWQQPVTKEPLTPREIETTLKDPVFQGIEYIINSGGETTLRADLKEVMLAEFSALPGATIQLSTNGLLPERMLDAVKFGIERGMKLSVGTSLDGIGPAHDAVRGVPGNFQKVDYLLTELKKLRAGYPGLDIGFGFTLMDTTLANLEATRDYARKMDVGFLMQWFNQSPFYSNAGDVKLDREKMLEAVKSYPDPILRDMWLDWLHGKSIRFNCFALHSFCVLKCNGDISPCLSKWDVCAGNVRENTPSEIWQSEAARQARRGVRACEGCLNSWGTDWSFRTSGYPYLTHLLTHPASTARRIVAKLGRICGCAK
- a CDS encoding flippase, which translates into the protein MNAPANTGRTLTQKVVSNTAFNLLGKAWSILIALFLTPYIVGRIGVDRYGIWALVSVVTEYFGLLDLGIGSSYVKFIAEYYTTKSFDKINGVVNSGLVFYLGFTAVSLTLAYLFQDRIIGLCNIPPELEAETLFAFWTGLLTFCVVNAASSFVAVQSGLQRMDIYNKVSVAISLPRVAGTIWALENGYGLRGLILVNAFAMLLAGIINAAAAFRLLPQLELSVRHFRKDVFMTLLGYGSKLQVARVSSTISVTLDKLLLTHYLSVGLVTFFQLASTVIEQAKSLPILLMQALIPAFSELDARGDRAKVCDSYIRGTRYMTLLAMPLFTFLIADADQLMLLWMGPGYEKSAAVIRILAVGWGLAVIAGVRSVVLQAIAKPGIEMNAGLIAAVFNIPLSIFFIRQMGFTGVALGTTVALAMSVMYGFYGLNRELGLPAGFYIKALIPQGLALCAGAGALAWASALAASAFCGTGRMGAFLVLALSGLVFCAAYIALLARFKPFDKADCLRIEHAFARIPARFVKLFARREPSGL
- a CDS encoding glycosyltransferase, with amino-acid sequence MARIYFYCGNDERPSGGVRKLYRQADILNKYGFDSVILHPHPGMRCMWFENFTPVEYKNLFDERKPFAEAVFDAGRFLCRPAYRAAQTRLLKQRLGWRMRNAGYSEPQFAGSDVLVLPEICGPEICRAAPGVRKVIFNQNVYYSFWGYPLDSAVSDTPYLSREIEAALMVSRQNEKYLHSIFPNLKTGVVRHSVDSGLFYPGAAKKKQIAFMPRKLREQAQHLVNALKYRGRLDGFEFVPIENRPEAEVARIIRESLIFLSFGTLEGFGLPPLEAMACGCIVIGYHGNAGAEFFDKEFSYPVNAEDMDGYIEAVESVIKQYSSDPGALSLKARKAQVFVAENYSAAQEEKSIVGFWAGLLGRPVPPALQA